A genomic stretch from Xenopus laevis strain J_2021 chromosome 6S, Xenopus_laevis_v10.1, whole genome shotgun sequence includes:
- the xkr9.S gene encoding XK-related protein 9, producing MNFSKWNFLMTIFGIFTLVSDFGVDLWIAVKYFQQGLHVCSLLTIFFIIISNVIINVFSYAWFKDDCSEGNTRKLRWVCFIHVLMAGTFLRYWYAVKCGYRAAMSPHSEEDVTKTNKKAVDAMTDLSMLRCFKTFLESTPQLILQIYILMEHGQITLLQYASIIISVSSISWSTVDYHMSLRSSLEHKKEISFGFPAFTYVLYKLLTLTSWILSLVFLLACNVYIFAAFLSILWILGLCWAWKQNTEFCTKMRLEILYRIVVAVILVFTFFNVKGQRTRIPISVYYTFRVLATIGILILCFFVKDSLNHNLITIFSIALVLALGLGIMSLILYYFLFHPTLHSKDQNQDAVDGHVERIRSHYFLNQ from the exons ATGAATTTCTCAAAATGGAATTTTTTAATGAccatttttgggatttttactCTCGTTTCTGACTTCGGAGTTGACCTTTGGATTGCAGTGAAATATTTTCAGCAAGGACTTCATGTTTGCAGtttgttaacaattttttttatcatcatttccaatgtcataataaatgtttttagttaTGCCTGGTTTAAGGATGACTGTTCTGAAGGAAACACCAGGAAACTGAGATGGGTTTGTTTTATCCATGTGTTAATGGCCGGGACCTTTCTAAG GTACTGGTATGCTGTAAAGTGTGGATATCGAGCAGCAATGTCGCCCCATTCTGAAGAGGATGTCACGAAGACCAATAAGAAAGCAGTGGATGCTATGACGGACCTCAGTATGCTGAGATGCTTTAAGACATTCCTAGAGAGCACACCTCAGCTTATACTTCAGATTTACATCCTGATGGAGCATGGGCAGATTACTTTACTTCAAT atGCATCCATCATTATCTCAGTGTCCAGCATCTCATGGTCCACCGTTGACTACCACATGTCATTAAGGAGCTCTCTTgaacataaaaaagaaatcagttttgGGTTTCCTGCCTTCACTTATGTGCTGTACAAACTACTCACACTAACATCATGGATATTAAGCCTTGTCTTTCTCCTGGCTTGCAATGTGTATATCTTCGCTGCATTTCTCAGCATTTTGTGGATTTTGGGCCTGTGCTGGGCATGGAAACAGAACACAgagttttgcaccaaaatgcGTTTGGAAATCTTATACAGAATTGTTGTAGCAGTTATTCTTGTTTTCACTTTCTTCAATGTTAAAGGACAAAGGACTAGAATCCCAATATCAGTTTATTACACTTTCCGAGTTCTAGCAACCATAGGCATTCTGATCTTGTGCTTCTTCGTCAAGGATTCCCTTAATCATAActtaattactattttcagcattgctttggtTCTTGCACTGGGGCTGGGAATAATGTCTCTTATCCTTTACTATTTTCTTTTCCATCCAACCCTTCACTCCAAAGATCAGAATCAAGATGCAGTAGATGGCCATGTAGAAAGAATTAGGAGTCATTACTTTCTGAATCAGTaa